In Candidatus Blochmannia vicinus, one DNA window encodes the following:
- a CDS encoding FtsX-like permease family protein, which translates to NGFKYELSHRILSVVPHVEIKPVGASIIDWLTVLKRVRQMPEIIYANPCINFSGVIEFNNKWHVVYVRSVDLMKKVDEETLSCFIEKDFSWKYFYENTKQIILGKGISDVLGIKVGDWITILIAHNFRMDNKLLSSKKIRLQVSGILNLNSQLDCNIAVMSLLDIQQHLCPHNTSDISGIAIKINDIFVADRIAHKIEKIFNHQVYVKSWMDTYGYIYRDIQIVRVIVYLSMILMISISCFNVIAMLILSIKDKNYDIALIYALGGKNVLIRGIFFWYGLIIYIISGVIGTGLGVFTSFKLTNLITICNDLLGNKILSKGIYFINFLPIKLNGWDVLLVLGITLLLGVVTSWYTVLKTKKIDLSKILK; encoded by the coding sequence TAATGGGTTTAAATATGAATTAAGTCATCGTATTTTATCGGTTGTTCCGCATGTAGAGATTAAGCCAGTAGGTGCATCAATTATTGATTGGTTGACGGTTTTGAAGCGTGTTCGCCAAATGCCAGAGATTATTTATGCAAATCCTTGTATTAATTTTTCCGGAGTTATTGAATTTAATAATAAATGGCATGTGGTTTATGTTAGAAGTGTAGATTTAATGAAGAAAGTAGATGAAGAAACACTATCGTGTTTTATAGAGAAAGATTTTTCTTGGAAATATTTTTATGAAAACACGAAACAGATTATTTTAGGGAAAGGAATATCAGATGTTCTAGGAATTAAGGTAGGTGATTGGATTACTATTTTAATTGCTCATAATTTTCGTATGGATAACAAATTATTATCATCTAAAAAGATTCGTTTACAAGTATCTGGTATATTAAATTTGAATAGCCAATTAGATTGCAATATTGCCGTAATGTCTTTATTAGATATACAACAGCATTTATGTCCTCATAACACATCGGACATTTCAGGAATAGCTATTAAAATTAATGATATTTTTGTTGCTGATAGAATAGCACATAAAATTGAAAAAATATTTAATCATCAGGTTTATGTGAAAAGCTGGATGGATACTTATGGGTATATTTATAGAGATATTCAAATAGTTCGTGTAATTGTATATTTATCAATGATATTAATGATAAGTATCTCTTGTTTTAATGTAATCGCTATGCTTATTTTATCAATAAAAGATAAAAATTACGATATTGCTTTAATTTATGCATTAGGAGGTAAAAATGTTTTAATTAGAGGTATATTTTTTTGGTATGGATTAATTATTTATATTATTTCTGGTGTTATAGGAACTGGATTAGGTGTTTTTACTTCTTTTAAGTTAACAAATTTAATTACAATTTGTAATGATTTATTAGGAAATAAGATTTTATCAAAAGGAATCTATTTTATTAATTTTTTACCTATTAAACTAAATGGGTGGGATGTATTATTAGTTTTAGGTATAACATTATTACTTGGGGTAGTTACTAGTTGGTATACGGTTTTAAAAACAAAAAAAATAGATTTATCTAAAATATTAAAATGA
- the mnmA gene encoding tRNA 2-thiouridine(34) synthase MnmA, which translates to MLHTHRKKKVIVGISGGVDSSVSAWILQQKGYKVEGLFMKNWEDDDSNENCSSASDLADAYSVCNHLGIYLHTINFSKEYWESVFQVFLKEYKMGRTPNPDILCNKEIKFKCFLEFAREDLEADFIATGHYVRRIDTNQETYLMRGLDKNKDQSYFLYTLSHTQLKQCLFPIGTLNKSQVRSIAKELNLITANKKDSTGICFIGKRKFRNFISNYIPIQPGFIINVNGDKIGTHQGVPFYTLGQRKGLNIGGIKRGNGKPWYVIDKDIKNNTLIAAQEHCHPLLMSIEFITKKVKWIKRNLLTSPLYCTVKTRYRHPDIQCHIYPLFNNNLKVILKKPVSAITPGQSAVFYSHENCLGGGIIEKTTPFIT; encoded by the coding sequence ATGTTACATACACATCGTAAAAAAAAGGTGATTGTTGGCATATCTGGAGGGGTAGATTCTTCTGTATCCGCATGGATATTACAACAAAAAGGATATAAAGTAGAAGGATTATTTATGAAAAACTGGGAGGATGATGACAGCAATGAAAACTGCTCATCAGCATCTGATTTAGCAGATGCTTACTCTGTCTGTAATCATTTGGGTATATATTTACATACCATAAATTTTTCTAAAGAATATTGGGAAAGTGTATTTCAAGTCTTTCTAAAAGAATACAAAATGGGTCGAACTCCTAATCCTGATATACTCTGTAACAAAGAAATTAAATTCAAATGTTTTTTAGAATTCGCACGTGAAGATTTAGAAGCGGATTTTATTGCAACTGGACATTACGTACGCCGTATTGATACGAATCAAGAAACTTATCTAATGCGTGGTTTAGATAAAAATAAAGATCAAAGCTATTTTCTATATACACTCAGCCATACACAACTTAAACAATGTTTATTTCCTATCGGAACATTAAATAAATCACAAGTTAGGAGTATCGCTAAGGAATTAAACTTAATTACAGCAAACAAAAAAGATTCTACTGGTATTTGTTTCATCGGTAAACGCAAATTTAGAAATTTTATTAGTAATTACATACCAATACAACCAGGATTCATAATTAATGTAAATGGCGATAAAATTGGCACACATCAAGGAGTACCATTTTATACCTTAGGACAAAGAAAAGGATTAAATATAGGTGGGATCAAACGAGGAAATGGTAAACCATGGTACGTAATAGATAAGGACATAAAAAATAATACGTTAATTGCAGCACAAGAGCACTGTCATCCTCTTCTTATGTCTATTGAATTTATCACTAAAAAAGTAAAATGGATAAAAAGAAACCTACTTACATCACCGTTATATTGTACAGTAAAAACTAGATACAGACACCCAGATATCCAATGCCATATATATCCTCTTTTTAATAATAACCTCAAAGTTATTTTAAAAAAACCAGTATCAGCAATTACACCAGGACAATCAGCAGTGTTTTACTCACATGAAAATTGTTTAGGTGGCGGAATCATTGAAAAAACTACCCCTTTTATTACTTAA
- the mntR gene encoding manganese-binding transcriptional regulator MntR has protein sequence MKTVDNSQGFIQVRAAHRRELIDDYIELISDLIQECGEARQVDLALRLGVTQPTVAKMLKKLTAYSLIEHKRYCRVLLTEQGRRLADENHIRHKIVRTFLMDLGINKKTAQRDSEGIEHHVSNETLLAFRQFSKRFNK, from the coding sequence ATGAAAACAGTAGATAATTCACAGGGATTCATCCAGGTTAGAGCAGCACATCGTCGTGAGCTTATTGATGATTATATTGAGTTGATTTCAGACTTAATCCAAGAATGTGGAGAAGCTCGTCAAGTAGATTTAGCTTTACGATTAGGAGTAACACAACCAACAGTAGCAAAAATGTTAAAGAAATTAACTGCTTATTCATTAATTGAACATAAACGTTACTGTAGGGTATTATTAACAGAACAAGGAAGACGATTAGCTGATGAAAATCATATACGACATAAAATTGTAAGAACATTTCTCATGGATTTGGGTATTAATAAAAAAACTGCTCAGAGAGATTCAGAAGGTATTGAGCATCATGTCAGCAATGAAACATTATTAGCATTTAGGCAGTTTTCTAAACGATTTAATAAATAA
- a CDS encoding transglycosylase SLT domain-containing protein encodes MRTLSNNLRCKVINSSKQITSSIYNDCIHRCAVNYGVDASLVKAIIQVESNYDPTVISKSNAVGLMQLKADTAGRDAYRLKGWKGEPSIHELKNAVVNIDLGTAYLSILQKQLEGIIDLKTRRYAVIVAYVNGLSALLKIFAIDRSYAIEKINKLSPDQFYQYIQSHHPSAQAQRYLSKVNSIYVDQD; translated from the coding sequence ATGCGTACATTATCTAATAATTTAAGATGTAAAGTAATTAATTCTTCTAAACAAATTACATCGTCAATATATAATGATTGCATTCATCGTTGTGCTGTGAATTATGGAGTAGATGCATCTTTAGTGAAAGCTATTATTCAAGTAGAATCTAACTATGATCCTACTGTGATTAGCAAATCTAATGCTGTTGGATTAATGCAGCTTAAAGCAGATACAGCAGGAAGAGATGCTTATCGTTTAAAAGGATGGAAGGGAGAGCCTAGTATTCATGAATTAAAAAATGCTGTTGTTAATATTGATCTTGGTACTGCTTATTTATCTATATTACAAAAACAATTAGAAGGTATTATTGATTTAAAAACTAGACGTTATGCTGTTATTGTTGCTTATGTAAATGGTTTAAGTGCGTTGTTAAAAATATTTGCTATTGATCGTAGTTATGCTATTGAAAAAATAAATAAGCTTAGTCCAGATCAGTTTTACCAATACATACAATCTCATCATCCATCTGCACAGGCACAACGTTATTTATCTAAAGTTAACTCTATTTATGTTGATCAGGATTAA
- a CDS encoding transcriptional regulator, whose translation MKYVIQSTIIFNTAEYILTSLTDSNASVKLSNSAGRVLEELIRQQNIDPDTPVTRDHLFSIVWRAYGLEPSNGNLNQQISLIRKTLTYFGLDPSSIITMPKRGLKLNSQLTIEKINEEIPSCISSTLHKTIDKNNNIPSSALLNIKTHIKYMMTLTTTVAILFSIGFVYLYTKKDHIKLYCCKEINSCSICTFHSEPGLDCSGCTIQCTEIT comes from the coding sequence ATGAAATATGTCATTCAATCAACTATAATATTTAATACCGCAGAATACATTTTGACATCGTTAACTGACTCTAACGCATCAGTGAAATTATCTAATTCTGCGGGACGAGTGTTAGAAGAACTTATTAGACAACAAAATATTGATCCCGATACCCCAGTTACTCGAGACCATTTATTTTCAATTGTATGGAGAGCTTATGGACTCGAGCCATCTAACGGAAACTTAAACCAACAAATTAGTTTAATACGAAAAACTTTAACCTATTTTGGATTAGATCCTTCATCTATTATAACTATGCCTAAACGAGGTTTGAAACTAAACAGCCAATTAACTATAGAAAAAATAAATGAAGAAATTCCATCATGTATATCTTCTACTCTACATAAAACCATAGATAAAAATAATAACATACCATCTTCTGCTTTACTAAATATAAAAACTCATATAAAGTATATGATGACTCTCACAACAACGGTAGCAATATTATTCAGTATCGGTTTTGTTTATTTATATACCAAAAAAGATCACATTAAATTATATTGTTGCAAAGAAATAAACTCATGTAGTATTTGTACTTTTCATTCAGAACCGGGATTGGATTGCAGTGGCTGTACTATTCAATGTACAGAAATTACATGA
- a CDS encoding TonB-dependent copper receptor, with translation MKCSTFFYSFKTLVYKILFLIYFDLIVIIFNNSQANLNDISIGNRSKNTLMSVSDDIQRTPTLCHQIKMHDDIMTIISLKNSPLIFTASPARSLQSLYVTDAADYLKNITGFTAIRNGGVNSEPVFRGMFGSRIRILMDNGEILGACFSHMDPISAYIAPETFDILNIIKGPQTVLWGPVTSGATLQFERYNPSFDKSKIQLRSNVMIGANNKVDKNVDSIIGSKYGYLRLIGNLSQSDDYYDGNKHRVHSAWYKWNADAILSLNLNEDTHLEISLGQGNGNANYAVRSMDGLCFARESYGMKVEITDMMKKLDKIELQTWHNYVSHIMADTVSRVTGLSVKKCCGFNNDIENNVDRLIWGARGIATTQWDNIKCYSGADVQVNKHREHVKSSSNWEKDIVSQDIGIFTELIVNSLSSKRFIGGTRLEYSVVNFNNCSKYNKRYSITYPAGFIRYEDSVNPLLSYYVGVGTSFRFPDYWELFSNRFNQNIDSNVENVLELKPEKVVQMDIGANFQHLQMGGWISSYAGYVRDFILCSYYNDIIPYDGGINYTKNINAKIFGTEVGLNYQFNDHWRTESNVSWFWGVNVDDNRSLPKIPPLEGKVTCQWVKGCYSITALWRFSFPQSNNLFISSVPITSENMLLNPRANYNTSGFGVLSTHVAWTNSQFYKFSIGVDNLLNHNYREYSNLYVHKRFGYPTGTLMYEPGRVWWMKLGIVL, from the coding sequence ATGAAATGTAGCACATTTTTCTATAGTTTTAAAACATTAGTTTATAAAATATTGTTTTTGATATATTTTGATTTGATTGTGATTATTTTTAATAACTCTCAAGCTAATTTAAATGATATCTCTATTGGGAACAGATCTAAAAATACTTTAATGTCAGTATCTGATGATATACAAAGAACACCTACATTATGTCATCAAATAAAGATGCATGATGATATAATGACTATTATTTCATTAAAAAATTCTCCATTGATTTTTACTGCTTCTCCTGCAAGGTCCTTGCAATCATTGTATGTAACTGATGCAGCTGATTATTTAAAAAATATCACAGGGTTTACTGCTATTCGTAACGGAGGAGTTAATAGCGAACCAGTTTTTCGTGGGATGTTTGGGTCTCGAATACGTATTTTAATGGATAATGGTGAGATACTTGGCGCTTGTTTTTCTCATATGGATCCTATTAGTGCTTATATTGCTCCAGAAACTTTTGATATTTTAAATATTATTAAAGGGCCTCAGACAGTGCTATGGGGGCCTGTAACATCTGGAGCTACATTGCAATTCGAACGATACAATCCTAGTTTTGATAAATCAAAAATTCAATTACGCAGTAATGTAATGATTGGAGCAAATAATAAAGTAGATAAAAATGTAGATAGTATTATAGGAAGTAAATATGGTTATCTTAGATTAATAGGTAATCTTTCTCAGTCAGACGATTATTATGATGGTAATAAACATAGAGTACATTCCGCGTGGTATAAATGGAATGCTGATGCAATTTTGTCGTTAAATTTAAATGAAGATACACATTTAGAGATTAGTTTAGGGCAAGGCAATGGTAATGCAAATTATGCTGTTCGATCTATGGATGGGTTATGTTTTGCTAGAGAAAGTTATGGAATGAAAGTAGAAATTACAGATATGATGAAAAAATTAGATAAAATTGAGTTGCAAACTTGGCATAATTATGTAAGCCATATTATGGCTGATACTGTATCTCGTGTTACAGGTTTATCTGTTAAAAAGTGTTGTGGTTTTAATAATGATATTGAAAATAATGTTGATCGATTAATATGGGGTGCGCGAGGTATTGCAACAACCCAATGGGATAATATTAAATGTTATAGTGGAGCAGATGTGCAAGTTAATAAACATAGAGAACACGTAAAATCTAGTTCTAACTGGGAAAAAGATATTGTGTCTCAAGATATTGGTATATTTACTGAGTTAATTGTGAATTCATTGTCAAGTAAAAGATTTATTGGAGGTACGCGACTGGAATACAGTGTAGTTAATTTCAATAATTGTTCTAAATACAACAAACGGTATAGTATTACATATCCTGCGGGATTTATACGCTATGAGGATAGTGTGAATCCATTGTTATCGTATTATGTTGGTGTAGGAACAAGTTTTCGTTTTCCTGATTATTGGGAGTTATTTTCTAATAGATTTAATCAAAATATTGATAGTAATGTAGAAAATGTTTTAGAACTAAAACCTGAGAAGGTCGTGCAGATGGATATAGGAGCGAATTTTCAACATCTGCAAATGGGTGGATGGATATCATCTTATGCTGGATATGTTAGAGATTTTATTTTATGTAGTTATTATAATGATATTATACCATATGATGGTGGGATTAATTATACAAAAAATATTAATGCTAAGATATTCGGAACTGAAGTAGGATTAAATTATCAATTTAATGATCATTGGCGCACTGAAAGTAATGTATCATGGTTTTGGGGTGTAAATGTAGATGATAATCGTTCTTTACCTAAAATTCCTCCATTGGAAGGCAAAGTAACATGTCAATGGGTAAAGGGATGTTACAGCATTACTGCTTTGTGGAGATTTTCATTTCCACAATCTAATAATTTATTTATTTCTTCAGTTCCTATTACTTCTGAGAATATGTTATTGAATCCTCGAGCAAATTATAATACTTCAGGATTTGGAGTATTATCTACACATGTAGCATGGACTAACTCTCAATTTTATAAATTTAGCATTGGTGTAGATAATTTGTTAAATCATAATTATAGGGAATATTCTAATTTATATGTGCATAAACGGTTTGGATATCCTACTGGAACATTAATGTATGAACCAGGCCGTGTTTGGTGGATGAAATTGGGGATAGTACTATAA
- the infA gene encoding translation initiation factor IF-1, protein MTKEDNFEMHGVVLDTLPNTMFRVKLENGHIIVAHISGKIRKNYIRILTGDKVTVELTPYDLSKGRIIFRSR, encoded by the coding sequence ATGACAAAAGAAGATAATTTTGAAATGCATGGTGTCGTATTGGACACTTTACCTAATACAATGTTTCGTGTAAAATTAGAGAATGGACATATCATTGTAGCGCATATTTCTGGAAAAATAAGAAAAAATTATATTCGAATACTAACAGGAGATAAAGTAACTGTTGAACTTACACCATATGATTTGAGTAAAGGAAGAATTATCTTTCGTAGCAGATAA
- the trxB gene encoding thioredoxin-disulfide reductase produces MTTIKKHCKLLILGAGPAGYTAAIYAARANLSPVLITGLEIGGQLNTTTDIENWPGDPKNLTGPILMNRMNAHAVHLHTEIIPDHIIKVDFKQYPFYLYGNMYEYTCDALIISTGGFARNLGLPSEEKYKGKGVSSCATCDGFFFKKQIVAVVGGGNTAVEESLYLSNIAAEVHLIHRRNQFKAEKILINRLMNKVKNGNIFLHLNHIVEEILGDGINVTGLCLKDVTQLNKKHTVILQGVFIAIGYNPNTAIFSNQLVLNNNGYIYVQSGTNGNITATSIPGIFAAGDVMDHNYRQAITAAGSGCMAAIDAERYLSTINNTNL; encoded by the coding sequence ATGACAACAATTAAAAAACATTGCAAGTTACTTATATTGGGAGCAGGTCCCGCTGGATATACCGCAGCCATCTATGCGGCACGAGCTAATTTAAGTCCTGTACTAATTACTGGATTAGAGATAGGAGGACAACTAAACACCACTACAGATATAGAAAATTGGCCTGGAGACCCTAAAAATCTTACCGGACCTATATTAATGAATCGTATGAACGCACATGCTGTGCATTTACACACCGAAATCATCCCTGATCATATCATTAAAGTAGATTTTAAACAATACCCTTTTTATTTATATGGAAATATGTATGAATATACATGCGATGCATTAATCATAAGTACAGGAGGATTTGCTCGCAACCTTGGTCTTCCCTCTGAAGAAAAATATAAAGGCAAAGGTGTATCCTCATGTGCTACATGTGACGGATTTTTCTTCAAAAAACAAATTGTTGCAGTAGTTGGAGGTGGCAATACAGCAGTAGAAGAAAGTTTATACTTATCTAATATTGCCGCTGAAGTTCATCTTATTCACCGTCGTAATCAGTTTAAAGCAGAAAAAATATTAATTAACAGACTTATGAACAAAGTGAAAAATGGTAATATTTTTTTACATCTCAATCATATTGTTGAAGAAATATTAGGAGATGGTATAAATGTTACTGGATTATGTTTAAAAGACGTAACTCAGCTAAATAAAAAACACACTGTAATTCTTCAAGGTGTATTCATTGCTATTGGATATAATCCAAACACTGCTATATTCAGCAATCAACTCGTATTAAACAATAATGGATACATTTATGTACAGTCTGGTACTAATGGAAACATAACAGCCACTTCTATCCCGGGAATATTTGCAGCAGGAGACGTAATGGATCACAACTATCGTCAAGCAATTACTGCTGCTGGCTCTGGTTGTATGGCCGCAATTGATGCTGAGCGCTACTTATCCACTATTAATAATACTAACTTATGA
- the lolA gene encoding outer membrane lipoprotein chaperone LolA, producing MINQVVYIIFFSVAVIISAIADDTSVITLRNRLKKINDFYARFTQKVISANNDILLEGHGELWVKRPNLFNWHMIFPEENFLISDGKTLWFYIPFIKQVTAYWLQNFSDNILFMLFSDNNVYKWDNYNVIQKGDCFYLIPMCDNCNLQECRVKISDCGRIERFSVFEKKDQYVDYYLLDQNNNTIDIRKFNFALSEDIQLDEQRE from the coding sequence ATGATTAATCAAGTAGTATATATCATTTTTTTTAGTGTTGCTGTAATTATTTCAGCAATAGCTGATGATACATCTGTTATCACATTACGAAATCGCCTGAAAAAAATAAATGATTTTTATGCACGGTTTACTCAAAAAGTTATTAGTGCTAATAATGACATATTATTAGAGGGCCATGGGGAACTTTGGGTAAAGCGGCCTAACCTATTTAATTGGCATATGATATTTCCTGAAGAAAATTTTTTAATTTCTGATGGGAAAACACTTTGGTTTTATATTCCTTTTATTAAACAAGTTACTGCGTATTGGTTACAGAATTTTTCTGACAATATTTTATTTATGTTATTTTCTGATAACAACGTATATAAATGGGATAATTATAATGTAATTCAGAAAGGAGATTGTTTTTATTTGATACCAATGTGCGATAATTGTAATTTACAAGAATGTAGAGTTAAAATAAGTGACTGTGGTAGAATTGAGCGGTTTAGTGTTTTTGAAAAAAAAGACCAATATGTAGATTATTATTTATTAGATCAAAATAATAATACAATCGATATAAGAAAATTTAATTTTGCTCTTTCTGAAGATATTCAACTAGATGAGCAAAGAGAATAA
- the serS gene encoding serine--tRNA ligase codes for MLDPNLLRSNLDLVIEKLARRKFIFNTDKFSQQESLRKILQKKTENLQTERKVKAKIIGMAKMRGENVEFLCQEAYVLGKKLTSLKLESKTLQKIIRQYELSLPNIPDDQVPYGFSDQDNLEIMRWGDPGQYNFPLQDHTELGVSTNGLSFSNATKLTGARFVVMKGQIAHLHRALSQFMIDLHTKTHGYEEYYLPYLVNEMSLYGSGQLPKFYEDLFHIKYLGSDTNPYTLIPTAEVPLINLVRDVILDEQELPIKMIAHTPCFRSEAGSYGHNTRGLIRMHQFDKVELVQIVHPDKSMQTLEEITGHAEQVLQLLKLPYRKMLLCTGNIGFSSCKTYDLEVWLPASNTYCEISSCSNVGDFQARRIKARYRGKNHRKTKFLHTLNASGVAVGRALAAVLENYQLEDGRIAIPTVLYSYMDGITHIN; via the coding sequence ATGTTAGATCCCAATTTATTGCGTAGCAATCTTGATTTGGTTATTGAAAAACTTGCTCGCAGAAAATTTATATTTAATACCGATAAATTTAGTCAACAAGAGAGTTTGCGTAAGATTTTACAGAAAAAAACTGAAAATTTACAGACTGAACGTAAAGTTAAGGCTAAAATTATAGGAATGGCTAAGATGCGTGGGGAGAATGTGGAATTTTTATGTCAAGAAGCATATGTGTTAGGAAAAAAATTAACTTCACTTAAATTAGAAAGTAAAACATTACAAAAAATAATTAGACAGTATGAATTATCTTTACCAAATATTCCAGATGATCAAGTACCTTATGGATTTAGTGATCAAGATAATTTAGAAATAATGCGTTGGGGGGATCCTGGTCAATATAATTTCCCATTGCAGGATCATACGGAACTGGGTGTGTCGACTAATGGTTTAAGTTTTTCTAACGCAACGAAGTTAACTGGGGCGCGTTTTGTTGTAATGAAAGGACAAATAGCACATTTGCACCGTGCTTTATCTCAATTTATGATAGATTTACATACTAAAACCCATGGATATGAAGAATATTATTTGCCATATCTAGTAAATGAAATGTCTTTATATGGCTCAGGTCAATTACCAAAATTTTATGAAGATTTATTTCATATTAAGTACTTAGGATCTGACACTAATCCTTATACATTAATACCTACCGCTGAAGTACCGTTAATAAATTTAGTTCGTGACGTAATTCTTGATGAACAGGAATTACCAATTAAGATGATTGCTCATACTCCATGTTTTCGTTCTGAAGCTGGATCATATGGTCATAATACTCGTGGGTTGATTAGAATGCATCAATTTGATAAAGTTGAACTAGTGCAAATAGTTCATCCAGATAAATCTATGCAGACACTAGAAGAAATAACTGGTCATGCAGAACAAGTCTTACAATTACTTAAGTTACCATATAGAAAAATGTTATTATGTACGGGGAATATTGGATTTTCTTCTTGTAAAACATATGATTTAGAAGTATGGCTTCCAGCATCCAATACTTATTGCGAGATTTCTTCTTGTTCGAATGTTGGAGATTTTCAAGCGCGTCGTATAAAAGCACGCTATCGGGGAAAGAATCATAGAAAAACAAAATTTTTGCACACTTTAAATGCCTCTGGAGTAGCAGTAGGTAGGGCATTAGCGGCAGTGCTTGAAAATTATCAATTAGAAGACGGGCGTATAGCGATCCCCACAGTATTATATTCATATATGGATGGGATAACACATATTAATTAA
- the serC gene encoding 3-phosphoserine/phosphohydroxythreonine transaminase has protein sequence MNKIFNFSAGPSMLPKQVLRQVKKELYNWDNMGVSVMEISHRSKEFLQLMQNAKQDIRELLDIPENYEVLFCHGGARAQFSAIPMNLLKTSSENVDYINTGYWAYSAAIEAKKYCNPRIIDVTNKKNGLYNIQPISKWDISTNSIYIHYCPNETIDGTAIFDTPNFSDKIVIADCSSTLLSRPLDISRFGIVYATAQKNIGIAGLTVVIIRKDLLQIPRLEIPSILNYKILVDNYSMFNTPVTMSWYIAGLIFKWLKKQGGLKKINKRNQEKSDFLYNAIDSSNFYYNNVELSNRSCMNVPFFLKNNKLNDIFLKESICFGLRGLQGHRIVGGMRASLYNAMTLEGVQKLVEFMKLFSEKYS, from the coding sequence ATGAATAAGATATTTAATTTCAGTGCAGGTCCATCAATGTTGCCAAAACAAGTCTTAAGACAAGTTAAAAAGGAATTATATAATTGGGATAATATGGGTGTGTCTGTGATGGAAATAAGTCATCGCAGCAAAGAATTTTTGCAGTTAATGCAAAACGCAAAACAAGATATACGTGAGCTTCTCGATATTCCAGAAAATTATGAAGTGCTGTTTTGCCATGGTGGGGCTAGGGCACAATTTTCAGCAATTCCTATGAATTTATTAAAAACATCTTCAGAAAATGTTGATTATATAAATACTGGGTATTGGGCATACAGTGCAGCAATAGAAGCAAAAAAATACTGTAATCCGCGCATAATTGATGTGACCAACAAAAAAAATGGATTGTATAATATTCAGCCCATATCTAAATGGGATATTTCTACAAATAGTATTTATATACATTATTGTCCTAACGAAACTATTGATGGAACAGCTATATTCGACACTCCAAATTTTTCTGACAAAATAGTAATAGCAGATTGTTCTTCAACTTTATTATCACGCCCGCTTGATATCAGTCGTTTTGGTATAGTTTATGCTACAGCTCAAAAGAATATTGGTATAGCCGGTCTGACAGTAGTTATTATTAGAAAAGATTTATTGCAAATCCCTCGTCTAGAAATTCCTTCTATTTTAAATTATAAAATTTTAGTTGATAATTATTCAATGTTTAATACACCTGTTACTATGTCTTGGTACATTGCTGGTTTAATATTTAAATGGTTAAAAAAACAAGGAGGACTAAAAAAAATTAATAAACGTAATCAAGAAAAATCTGATTTTTTGTATAATGCTATTGATTCTAGTAATTTTTATTATAATAATGTTGAATTATCTAATCGTTCCTGTATGAATGTTCCTTTTTTTTTAAAAAATAACAAATTAAATGACATTTTTTTAAAAGAATCAATATGTTTTGGATTACGTGGATTACAAGGACACAGAATAGTTGGAGGTATGAGAGCATCATTATATAATGCTATGACATTAGAAGGTGTACAAAAATTAGTTGAATTTATGAAATTATTTTCTGAAAAATATAGTTAA